The Clostridium sp. DL-VIII DNA window AAACACTAAATCTCCAGGCTTTAAATCACTACGTTTAACATTTTGACCTTCATTTACTTGACTGTACGTAGTACGTGATAAACCTACTCCAAATCTGTTATATACATATTGTGTTAATCCTGAGCAATCAAATGCATTTGGTCCAGCAGCTCCATAAACATATGGTTTTCCTAAAAACTTATATGCGTAGTTAACCACTTCGCTTCCCTTACTAATGGCCCCTCTTGAAACTTTATCTCCTTCATCTTGGGTTACTTTTGCATCTGATGGTGCCTTAATTACTTTAGTTGTCTTAAGTTCACTTGTCTTAAGGACAATCCCTTTGTTTGATGTCATAGTAATATCAGCTTTAGCATTTTGAGTGTTAATAAAGCAAACTCCTAAAAAAATAAAAGTTGCAATTATGCATCTTGTAAACATAGTTTTCTTATCTTTCATCTCTATTCCCTCTCCATTAACTAAGGCACAATCAAATAAACAACAAATCCATTTGCCAGCCTATTTAGTTTAGAAAACATTTTCATTTTTGTTTTCACTATCCTAATATTTAACACATGTCTCTAGTATATTCATAAGCTGGCTCCAGGTCAAGCTGATAACGCTTTCATATGCTTGTTTAAGTTAAAATATCTTTGTCTTTCTCAATTTTTCTTAAAATAATAATAATATCCTTCATATTTATATTCTTTTACCTTATTCAAATTGCACTCTTACTAATTTCAATCTCATAGCATTTTTTCATTAACATCATACTTAATATAATAAAAAAATAAGTTAACCACCAAATATAAAATCATATTGATAGTTAACTTATCTTTAAATAGATATTATCTTATTTCTTTAAGAACTTCTAATACATATTCAAAACATCTACGAGCAGATGATATACTCAAGTGTTCATTTGGAGTGTGTATGTCTATAATATCAGGTCCAAAACTAATCATATCTAAATCCCCTAATTTCTCTTTAAGGATTCCACATTCTAAACCTGCATGAATAGCAACAACATCTGGTTCTTTACCATACATTCTAGAATATACATTTTTGCATATTTCTCTTATTTTTGAATCGGTTTTATATGGCCATTCTGGATAAGCTGCATGAGCTGTAAGTGTTCCTCCTAAAGCTTCAGTTAAGCACTTATTTCTCTCAACCAGTTCATCCTTTAACGAATGTACAGAACTTCTTACGGCACTATGATATTCTAGGGTATTTTCTTTTGTCATTACAACCCCAATATTTGTTGAACTTTCTACTAAACCTTCTATGTCGGAACTCATTGTATTTATGCCATTTGGATATAAATAAGATAAGCTAATTACTTTTTTTGTAGTTTCATCTGAAAATACCTTTTCTACTTTTTCTTTATTTTCCGACATTACTATACTTAATTCAGGGTCTTTTTTGTAAAATTCTTTT harbors:
- a CDS encoding C40 family peptidase, whose translation is MKDKKTMFTRCIIATFIFLGVCFINTQNAKADITMTSNKGIVLKTSELKTTKVIKAPSDAKVTQDEGDKVSRGAISKGSEVVNYAYKFLGKPYVYGAAGPNAFDCSGLTQYVYNRFGVGLSRTTYSQVNEGQNVKRSDLKPGDLVFFNTEGSVSHVGIYIGNGEFIHAPRTGKPVMVSSLSDGYYADRYATARRIFS